One Desulfobulbus propionicus DSM 2032 DNA segment encodes these proteins:
- the tviB gene encoding Vi polysaccharide biosynthesis UDP-N-acetylglucosamine C-6 dehydrogenase TviB codes for MPVLENSRIGIIGLGYVGLPLAVEFSKKVPTVGFDLKAQRIDELRRHIDVTREVSSEELRQAGELHYTCDIEELRPCNVFIVAVPTPIDTNKRPDFTPLIRASETVAKVLNKGDVVIYESTVYPGATEEVCVPILERDSGLAFNRDFFAGYSPERINPGDHEHRLPTIMKVTSGSTPEIADFVDALYGLVITAGTFKASSIRVAEAAKVIENTQRDVNIALINELALIFNRLGINTHEVLKAAGTKWNFLPFRPGLVGGHCIGVDPYYLTHKAQEVGYHPEMILAGRRLNDDMGRYIASETVKLMLKRRIHVADAHILVLGLTFKENCPDLRNTRVIDIIDELGTFGARVEVHDPWVDQDEARRLYGVTMIDPPSQGRYDAVILAVAHREFATLSAEQLRALCKPAAVIYDVKSTLPPEAVDGCL; via the coding sequence ATGCCCGTTCTGGAAAATAGCCGTATCGGCATCATTGGTCTTGGTTATGTCGGCCTGCCCCTGGCCGTGGAATTCAGCAAGAAAGTCCCGACCGTGGGCTTTGATCTCAAGGCGCAGCGAATCGATGAGTTGCGGCGCCACATCGATGTCACCCGCGAGGTTTCCAGCGAAGAGCTCAGGCAGGCGGGGGAACTGCACTATACCTGCGATATCGAGGAATTGCGGCCCTGCAACGTGTTTATCGTCGCCGTACCGACCCCGATCGACACCAACAAGCGGCCCGATTTCACCCCCCTGATCCGGGCCTCGGAAACCGTGGCCAAGGTGCTGAACAAGGGCGACGTGGTTATTTACGAGTCCACCGTCTATCCGGGGGCCACCGAGGAAGTCTGCGTGCCGATCCTGGAACGGGACAGCGGCCTGGCGTTCAACCGCGACTTTTTTGCCGGCTACAGCCCGGAGCGGATCAACCCCGGCGACCACGAGCACCGGCTGCCGACGATCATGAAGGTCACTTCCGGCTCGACTCCGGAAATCGCCGACTTTGTCGACGCCCTCTACGGCCTGGTGATCACCGCCGGCACCTTCAAGGCCAGTTCCATCCGGGTGGCCGAGGCGGCCAAGGTGATCGAGAACACCCAGCGCGACGTCAACATCGCCCTGATCAACGAGCTGGCCCTGATTTTCAACCGTCTGGGCATCAACACCCATGAAGTGCTCAAGGCGGCCGGCACCAAGTGGAACTTCCTGCCCTTCCGCCCCGGCCTGGTCGGCGGTCACTGTATCGGCGTCGATCCCTACTATCTGACCCACAAGGCCCAGGAGGTCGGCTACCATCCGGAGATGATCCTGGCCGGCCGCCGGCTCAACGACGACATGGGCCGCTACATCGCCTCGGAAACGGTCAAGCTGATGCTCAAGCGCCGCATCCACGTAGCCGACGCCCACATCCTCGTTCTTGGCCTGACCTTCAAGGAGAACTGCCCCGACCTGCGCAACACCCGGGTGATCGACATCATTGACGAACTGGGAACCTTCGGTGCCAGGGTCGAGGTCCACGATCCCTGGGTGGATCAGGACGAAGCCCGGCGCCTGTACGGGGTCACCATGATCGACCCCCCGTCCCAGGGCCGCTACGACGCGGTGATCCTGGCCGTGGCCCACCGGGAATTCGCCACCCTCTCCGCCGAACAGCTGCGGGCCCTGTGCAAACCCGCGGCGGTAATCTACGACGTCAAGAGCACCCTGCCCCCGGAGGCGGTCGACGGCTGCCTCTGA
- a CDS encoding radical SAM protein, protein MVTEPLLVCERFYSIQGESTRAGLPCLFVRLAGCNLRCSYCDARYTWEETGETMTVDEILAWAEQYPGVMVEVTGGEPLRQNGVYPLMRNLLAAGLTVLLETNGSLPLCGVPEEVGIVMDIKCPDSGMAAHNLADNLDLLRERARRQCRDEIKFVLSSVDDFHWARQVVTRERLDRLLPVLFSPVRPLLDPALLAQLLLDHRLNVRLQLQLHALLWPDRARGV, encoded by the coding sequence ATGGTGACTGAGCCCCTGCTGGTTTGCGAACGCTTTTATTCCATCCAGGGCGAATCGACCCGGGCCGGTCTGCCCTGCCTGTTCGTGCGGCTGGCCGGCTGCAATCTCCGTTGCAGCTATTGCGATGCCCGCTACACCTGGGAGGAAACCGGCGAAACCATGACCGTGGACGAAATTCTCGCCTGGGCCGAGCAGTATCCCGGCGTCATGGTGGAAGTCACCGGCGGCGAGCCGCTGCGCCAGAACGGCGTCTATCCGCTCATGCGGAACCTGCTTGCCGCCGGCCTCACGGTCCTGCTGGAAACCAATGGCAGCCTGCCGCTGTGCGGCGTGCCGGAGGAAGTGGGGATCGTCATGGACATCAAATGCCCGGATTCGGGCATGGCGGCTCACAACCTGGCCGACAACCTCGACCTGCTGCGGGAACGGGCCCGGCGGCAGTGCCGCGACGAGATCAAGTTCGTGCTCAGCTCGGTCGATGATTTCCACTGGGCCCGGCAGGTGGTGACGCGCGAACGGCTCGACCGGCTGCTGCCGGTCCTGTTCTCGCCGGTGCGCCCTCTGCTGGACCCGGCCCTGCTCGCCCAGCTGCTGCTCGACCACCGGCTCAACGTTCGCCTGCAGCTGCAACTGCACGCCCTGCTCTGGCCCGATCGCGCCCGCGGTGTCTGA
- the queD gene encoding 6-carboxytetrahydropterin synthase QueD — MDVFIKTHFSGGHHLRAYPGNCENPHGHNWKVKVTVRASQLDQLGMGIDFKQLKQTVNAVVDELDHRDLNEHPAFREINPSSEHIAMFLFDSLRPRLTTERYRLYSVEVRETDSTGVIYYGD, encoded by the coding sequence ATGGATGTGTTCATCAAGACCCATTTTTCCGGGGGCCACCACCTCCGCGCCTACCCGGGCAACTGCGAGAATCCCCATGGCCACAACTGGAAGGTCAAAGTCACGGTCCGGGCCTCCCAGCTCGATCAGCTCGGCATGGGCATCGACTTCAAGCAGCTGAAACAAACGGTCAATGCCGTGGTTGACGAACTCGACCACCGCGACCTGAACGAGCACCCGGCCTTCCGAGAGATCAACCCTTCTTCCGAACACATCGCCATGTTCCTGTTCGACAGTCTCAGGCCGCGGCTCACGACCGAACGCTACCGCCTGTACAGCGTCGAAGTGCGGGAAACGGATTCCACCGGCGTGATCTATTATGGTGACTGA
- a CDS encoding tRNA1(Val) (adenine(37)-N6)-methyltransferase codes for MPRSQACPSSNDTLFDGRLICRQSVDGYRFSVDAVLAAHFAAPRAGERLLDLGCGCGVIGLILAHRHAHIAVVSLELQEELAALTEENSRLNGFGDRLRVVRGDVRTVGEVLPPESVDWVVCNPPYGRPDSGRVNQDRQAARARHEVSGTLADFVRAAAFCVRNRGRVVFVYPARRCNTLLQALHTHRLTPKRLQPVYSYPGTDNARLVLVEAMKNGGEQIDILSPFYLYERKNGEYTPAMLALYREDPCWPR; via the coding sequence GTGCCGCGATCCCAGGCCTGCCCCAGCAGCAACGATACCCTCTTTGACGGCCGGCTGATCTGCCGTCAGAGCGTGGATGGTTACCGTTTTTCCGTGGACGCGGTGCTCGCCGCCCATTTTGCCGCGCCCCGGGCCGGGGAGCGGCTGCTCGATCTGGGGTGTGGCTGCGGGGTGATAGGCCTGATCCTCGCCCACCGTCATGCGCACATTGCGGTTGTCAGCCTGGAACTACAGGAGGAGCTCGCCGCCCTAACAGAAGAAAACAGCCGGCTCAACGGCTTTGGCGACCGGTTGCGGGTGGTCCGCGGCGACGTGCGCACCGTGGGGGAGGTCCTGCCGCCGGAAAGTGTTGATTGGGTGGTGTGCAATCCGCCTTATGGCAGGCCGGACAGCGGCCGCGTCAACCAGGATCGGCAGGCTGCCCGGGCACGGCATGAAGTGAGCGGCACCCTGGCGGATTTTGTCCGCGCCGCCGCCTTCTGCGTGCGCAATCGGGGGCGGGTGGTGTTTGTCTATCCAGCCCGGCGCTGCAACACCCTGTTGCAGGCCCTGCACACCCACCGGCTGACGCCCAAACGGCTGCAACCCGTCTATTCCTACCCTGGCACGGACAATGCCCGGCTGGTGTTGGTCGAGGCGATGAAGAACGGCGGCGAACAGATCGATATCCTGTCCCCTTTTTATCTCTACGAGCGGAAGAACGGCGAATATACGCCGGCCATGCTGGCCCTGTACCGGGAGGACCCATGCTGGCCAAGGTGA
- a CDS encoding YifB family Mg chelatase-like AAA ATPase produces MLAKVISCAVAGVDGLAVRVEVDLAQGLPSFSTVGLAEGAVREAKDRVRAAIKNTGYEFPQRRITVNLAPASVKKEGTGYDLPIALGILAAGGLLPPDPLEQTAIAGELSLDGSVRPVPGVLPMALAARQEGIRRFLVPAANAAEAAIVQGLAVYAIERLDQAVDFLAGRTALAPLAIDPAELFARHEGYAVDFADVKGQEYAKRAMEIAAAGGHNILLTGIPGTGKTMMARRLPTILPDLTLEEAIETTKIFSTAGLLPEKTPLLTTRPFRAPHHTVSDAGLIGGGQIPRPGEVSLAHNGVLFLDELPEFKKHVLEVLRQPLEDGTVTIARAATSLSFPARFTLVGAMNPCPCGYLGDRIRACTCTPLQVQRYRSRLSGPLLDRIDMHIEVPAVQVKELIDQPSGEPSHAIRARVNRARTRQRRRFAGAARLYCNAQMSAKEVKKFCRLDGASAELLNRSITSLGLSARAYHRILKIALTIADLAGVDTPTTAHIAEAIQYRRVQYDL; encoded by the coding sequence ATGCTGGCCAAGGTGATCAGCTGCGCGGTGGCCGGGGTCGACGGTCTGGCGGTGCGGGTGGAGGTCGATCTGGCCCAGGGACTGCCGTCGTTCTCCACCGTCGGCCTGGCCGAGGGGGCGGTGCGCGAGGCCAAGGACCGGGTGCGGGCGGCAATCAAGAACACGGGGTACGAGTTCCCGCAGCGGCGGATCACCGTTAATCTTGCGCCAGCCTCGGTCAAGAAGGAGGGCACGGGCTACGATCTGCCGATCGCCCTGGGCATTCTCGCCGCCGGCGGGTTGCTGCCCCCTGATCCGCTTGAACAAACCGCCATTGCCGGCGAACTGTCGCTCGACGGTTCGGTCCGGCCGGTGCCCGGCGTGCTGCCCATGGCCTTGGCCGCCCGCCAGGAGGGGATTCGCCGTTTTCTCGTGCCCGCGGCCAATGCGGCCGAGGCGGCCATTGTCCAGGGGTTGGCGGTTTACGCCATCGAGCGGTTGGACCAGGCGGTGGACTTTCTTGCCGGCCGGACCGCGCTTGCACCCCTGGCCATCGATCCGGCCGAACTCTTTGCCCGCCACGAGGGCTACGCGGTCGATTTCGCCGATGTCAAGGGCCAGGAATATGCCAAGCGGGCCATGGAAATCGCCGCGGCTGGCGGACATAACATCCTGCTGACCGGCATTCCCGGGACCGGCAAAACCATGATGGCCCGGCGGCTGCCGACCATCCTTCCCGATCTGACCCTGGAAGAGGCCATCGAGACCACCAAGATCTTTTCCACCGCCGGCCTGTTGCCGGAAAAGACGCCGCTGCTCACCACCCGGCCGTTCCGCGCGCCGCATCACACCGTGTCCGATGCCGGTCTGATCGGCGGCGGCCAGATTCCCCGCCCCGGCGAGGTTTCCCTGGCCCACAACGGGGTGCTTTTTCTCGACGAACTGCCGGAGTTCAAGAAACATGTGCTCGAGGTGCTGCGCCAGCCGCTGGAAGACGGCACGGTGACCATTGCCCGGGCCGCCACCAGCCTCAGCTTTCCGGCCCGGTTCACCCTGGTGGGGGCCATGAATCCCTGCCCGTGCGGTTATCTCGGCGACCGTATCCGGGCCTGCACCTGCACCCCGCTCCAGGTGCAGCGCTACCGCAGCCGGCTTTCCGGGCCATTGCTGGACCGGATCGACATGCACATCGAGGTGCCGGCGGTGCAGGTCAAGGAGCTCATCGACCAGCCGAGCGGCGAACCCTCACACGCCATCCGCGCGCGGGTCAACCGGGCGCGAACGCGCCAGCGCCGGCGTTTTGCCGGTGCGGCGCGGCTCTACTGCAACGCCCAGATGAGCGCCAAGGAGGTGAAGAAGTTCTGCCGTCTCGATGGGGCCTCGGCCGAGCTGCTCAACCGGTCGATCACCAGCCTGGGATTGTCCGCCCGGGCCTACCATCGCATCCTCAAGATCGCCCTCACCATTGCCGATCTGGCCGGCGTCGACACGCCGACCACGGCCCATATTGCCGAAGCTATCCAGTACCGCCGGGTCCAGTACGATTTGTGA
- a CDS encoding PAS domain S-box protein: MKFRRIRSQPLSESVKTILLSLGLVLLWFLFADQATAFLFREEPSPLIRQTSGWWALVGATGVLLLFVSRKTIRRLATSRRPRADNGRYLDSIFRASPTGIGVVSNRVILTVNDRLCAMTGYSREELIGRSTRIFYPSDAEYQAVGSEKYEQISQTGIGTVETRWRRKNGTLLDILLSSSPILADRLAEGVTFTALDITALKQTERSLRENEHYYRTLIDLAVDGILLGTREGVIIDSNNQMCAMLGMEREALIGRHVSELPFTEASLAESPFRFDLLRQGQVVLSERVLVRPDGRQLFVEMRTKMMPNGTYQSIYRDISQRKQAEADLERLRVAIEQAGEVVVITDVEGAIQYANPAFVRVTGYAVSEVVGQNPRILKSDAHDQAFYKTLWETIVGGRTWSGQLINKRKDGTLYTEEATISPVFDDHGAIVNFVAIKRDITAQLKLEEQYLQAQKMESVGRLTGGVAHDFNNLLAVIIGYCEMALQKTADRHAVHEDLRNIHLAANRSADIVRQLLAFSRKQPIDPKILDLNEVVEGMLPMLRRLIGEDIELIWSPQAGLPPINIDPAQIDQILANLCVNARDAIRGTGTITLRTATIVADAAFRAAHPEAMERDYVVLSVADDGCGMEPELLGKVFEPFFTTKGALGTGLGLATVYGIVQQNQALIATDSEPGRGTTFSVYLPVHAGEQAPGRREQPEPVLPGNGETLLLVEDDQGILDVARTMLDALGYGVLSAQSPGEALRLAARHEGKIDLLLTDVIMPEMNGRELARQLTAMRPGMKLLYMSGYTAEAIAQRGMLDQEVDFLQKPFRFEELSRIIRRVLDGETP; this comes from the coding sequence ATGAAATTCCGCCGCATTCGATCCCAACCGCTGTCGGAAAGCGTCAAGACGATCCTACTGTCGCTCGGCCTGGTCCTGCTGTGGTTCTTGTTTGCCGACCAGGCCACGGCCTTTCTCTTCAGGGAGGAACCGTCGCCCCTGATCCGCCAGACCTCGGGCTGGTGGGCGCTGGTCGGCGCCACCGGCGTGCTGCTCTTGTTCGTTTCCCGCAAAACGATCCGGCGGCTGGCCACGTCCCGCAGACCCCGCGCGGACAACGGCCGCTATCTCGACAGCATTTTCCGCGCCTCGCCCACCGGTATCGGCGTGGTCAGCAATCGGGTCATCCTGACCGTCAATGACCGGCTGTGCGCCATGACCGGCTACAGCCGGGAAGAGCTGATCGGTCGCTCAACCCGCATCTTCTACCCCAGCGACGCCGAGTACCAGGCCGTGGGCAGCGAAAAATACGAGCAGATCAGCCAAACCGGTATCGGCACGGTGGAAACCCGCTGGCGGCGAAAGAACGGCACCCTGCTCGATATCCTTCTCAGCTCGTCCCCCATCCTCGCCGATCGTCTGGCGGAGGGAGTGACCTTCACCGCCCTGGACATCACCGCCCTCAAGCAGACGGAACGATCGCTGCGGGAAAATGAACACTACTACCGCACCCTGATCGACCTGGCGGTGGACGGCATTCTCCTGGGCACCCGGGAAGGGGTGATCATCGACAGCAACAATCAGATGTGCGCCATGCTTGGCATGGAGCGCGAGGCGCTGATCGGCCGGCATGTCAGCGAGCTGCCCTTCACCGAGGCAAGCCTGGCCGAAAGCCCGTTTCGCTTCGATCTGCTGCGACAGGGACAAGTGGTGCTCAGCGAGCGGGTCCTGGTGCGGCCGGACGGCAGGCAACTGTTCGTGGAAATGCGCACCAAGATGATGCCCAATGGCACCTACCAGTCAATCTACCGCGACATCAGCCAGAGAAAGCAGGCCGAAGCCGATCTGGAGCGGCTCAGGGTGGCGATCGAGCAGGCCGGCGAGGTGGTGGTGATCACCGATGTCGAGGGCGCCATCCAGTACGCCAATCCAGCCTTTGTCCGGGTGACCGGCTACGCGGTGTCGGAGGTGGTCGGCCAGAATCCGCGCATCCTCAAAAGCGACGCCCATGACCAGGCCTTCTACAAGACCCTGTGGGAAACCATCGTCGGCGGGCGCACCTGGAGCGGCCAGCTGATCAACAAACGCAAGGACGGCACCCTGTATACCGAGGAGGCCACCATTTCCCCGGTTTTCGATGACCACGGCGCCATTGTCAACTTCGTGGCCATCAAGCGGGACATCACCGCCCAGCTCAAACTGGAGGAACAGTATCTGCAAGCGCAGAAAATGGAATCCGTCGGTCGGCTGACCGGCGGCGTGGCGCACGATTTCAACAACCTGCTGGCGGTGATCATCGGCTACTGCGAAATGGCCCTGCAAAAAACCGCTGACCGGCACGCCGTGCATGAGGATCTGCGCAACATCCACCTGGCGGCCAACCGCTCCGCCGATATCGTCCGCCAACTGCTGGCCTTCTCCCGCAAGCAGCCCATCGATCCCAAAATCCTTGACCTCAACGAGGTGGTCGAGGGCATGCTGCCCATGCTGCGCCGGCTGATCGGCGAGGATATCGAACTGATCTGGTCGCCCCAGGCCGGGCTGCCGCCGATCAACATCGACCCGGCCCAAATCGACCAGATCCTGGCCAACCTCTGCGTCAATGCCCGCGACGCCATCAGGGGGACGGGAACCATCACCCTGCGCACGGCAACCATCGTGGCGGACGCGGCGTTCCGCGCCGCGCATCCCGAGGCCATGGAGCGGGATTACGTGGTGCTCTCGGTCGCCGACGATGGCTGCGGCATGGAACCGGAGCTGCTCGGCAAGGTGTTCGAGCCGTTTTTCACCACCAAGGGCGCACTGGGCACCGGGCTCGGCCTGGCCACGGTGTACGGCATTGTCCAACAGAACCAGGCATTGATCGCCACGGACAGCGAACCGGGCAGGGGCACGACCTTTTCCGTTTACCTGCCCGTGCATGCGGGGGAACAGGCGCCGGGACGGCGGGAACAGCCAGAACCGGTCCTGCCGGGAAACGGCGAGACCCTTCTGCTGGTCGAGGATGACCAGGGAATCCTCGACGTGGCCCGCACCATGCTTGACGCCCTGGGGTATGGAGTCCTGAGCGCTCAATCCCCGGGCGAGGCGCTGCGGCTGGCCGCGCGGCATGAAGGCAAAATCGATCTACTGCTCACCGACGTGATCATGCCGGAAATGAATGGCAGGGAATTGGCCCGGCAGCTCACCGCCATGCGACCCGGCATGAAGCTGCTCTACATGTCCGGCTATACCGCCGAGGCAATCGCCCAGCGCGGGATGCTTGATCAGGAGGTCGATTTTCTGCAAAAGCCCTTCCGGTTCGAGGAATTGTCCCGAATCATCAGAAGGGTGCTGGACGGGGAGACACCTTGA
- a CDS encoding transcriptional regulator, whose protein sequence is MEANKAAGSIRRQLIELLGEGPQGVRELSQELHQSEREIYEHLVHVERTLRAEGRRLVIEPPVCLSCGFVFEKRARPQPPGRCPRCKKTHIRRPRYGIG, encoded by the coding sequence ATGGAGGCGAACAAGGCGGCGGGCAGTATCCGCCGGCAGCTGATCGAGTTGCTTGGCGAGGGACCCCAGGGGGTGCGGGAGCTTTCCCAGGAGCTGCACCAGAGCGAACGCGAGATCTACGAGCATTTGGTTCATGTCGAACGCACCCTCAGGGCCGAGGGGCGGCGGCTGGTGATCGAACCGCCGGTCTGTCTGAGCTGCGGCTTCGTGTTCGAGAAACGCGCCCGGCCCCAACCGCCCGGCCGCTGCCCCCGCTGCAAAAAGACCCATATCCGCCGCCCGCGTTACGGTATCGGGTGA